The Topomyia yanbarensis strain Yona2022 chromosome 3, ASM3024719v1, whole genome shotgun sequence nucleotide sequence GAAAAAAAGCACCACAAAAAAGGATCCAAAACCACGGGCTACCACAACGTCTACCATAAGGACGAGttcaaaaaagaacaaatattCTACGATACCGCCGATCATAGCGGACATTTTAAAAAGTACGGATCTTCTCACAAGGAACATTCCAACGATGCTGGGGAGTTTGCCAAGGGAGGCCATAAAGAAGAATCGCATTCGGAGAAGAAAAAGTCCAGAAAGGGCCACTCCGAGGATGGAAAATATGACGACAATCATCACGAGTTCAAGAAACATCGCAAAGATGAGAAGGAATATCATGACAGAGAGGAGTTCCATAAAAGAGATGGAAATACTGGAGCGAATGAGCATGGGTACAAAATTTATCATCAGTAATTTTGCATTTAGTATCTGTTAAGATTTGGTTCAACATCATGTACAAGTGGATTTTTCATTATTCGCTAGCTTGAAATAAACAAGCACAACCATAGTACCTAACTTAATGGAATTTAATGATTCTAACAAATCCGAAACGGCAATTATTTTTCACTGGTGTTAAGTTACTAAATATAAAATGTATTTGATAAGATTCCGGATTTCGGAACTATAGTAACTACCAATAAAACAGCAAAACCTTGGCATAATACTTTTAACTAACttagttatagaatttgcgCTTTCAACTACGCCTGGTCAGAAGTCTtagtaacttagtgacaggactaagctagcaccggattgacgctagtttCCAAAAacagagacacaatttgtgttcttgAGCAAATCCCTTGTCAAGTCCTGTAAGAAAAGGAGCTCATTTTATGCTGATAGGTAATGAAAACGAAACATTtgatttggcttagcaagccaatgcaagatACACTAGGctttagtggagaacaattttggtagaaactatgttttttccattaaggagaaaatggtttaaaaccggttttgcgcttgaaaagcacaaaacctataactaaattagttatggaatttccgtttcgatttcgtctcatcagaatctgacactaacttagtgacagaactaagctcCGTTGCGGAGACCTGGGAAGAAATTGCTCCAAGTATTTTCTGTTACGATTTCCACTTcaccgtattttgacatgagcTGTTTGATAGCAGCGGGATTAGTACGCAGTGCCAAGTCATGTAGCTTAACTTGAATAGTGTCACGGTCTacgtagagtaaggtggggtaaaagtgcgcgtggggtaaaagtgcgcataggacttttagaagcacacaagcgctagaacctggaaactctgtatggatttagtgtatcattaagtcaactaatcgcacatataagcatgaaaggtttgaatatagtggcttgaaattaagggggaaggaccatttttcgctgatttgatattattttttgaattttgggaatcataaattggctgtttgaataaatcaggatctataaaactacagtaccctaaaaatcttcaacatatggttcgttgcgagatatatttgatttgatgaaaaaaattcagtaattttcgtaacaattgaataagttaaaaaactgacaggggggtaaaagtgcgcatagcataTCCGCCCCAAACCAAAGACACGAGtgaagctttttatataaaaattgaactaattcttccatgatttaaagaagggaccagcatcttcaataactgcgagctcaccggtcaaattaccactgatatgagcggtttaggaacaaaagcataactggttccaaagaaaaatattgagtgccgaaagctcagagtaattaataaagaaccaaaaaactattaatatgtaaataaagatgtatttccaatatatatagcatattcgcaagaattcttgtagtgatctacccaactatgacaaataatgatgttaccaGGGGTGACAGTTTGATCATAAACTACATTgtctaaaagatgaaacatccaatttttttcaacataatggaaaactgaacaacatcaaccgaggcagagggaggggtactttttaCTTATGAAGGAAGAGTGAGAGGGGATGAATATCCTAAATCTTTCATTGTGTTCTCGACGGCGAACTTTGAATTTTCGGCGGGTTTGACCGATGCACACTGCATGGCAGTCTTTGCAAGGATTTGGTAGATCCCTGATTTTTGATCAGCCGGAACTTTATCCTTATGGTTACACAAGAGATCATTCAGAGTGTTTCTGCTTTTGTATGCGACATACTAACCATGGTGCTTTAGGCAGGGAGATTCGTTGTTCCTGTTTCTTATCCGGCTGTAACATTGTTGCGTTCTGTCTAAGCTTTTTCTTTCACGTTATTTTAGTATTTTGTTCGCGAATTCCTTCTTTCACCCGTTCAATTCAGCAGCGTTGTGTATGTTATCCCTATATGGTATGAAAATTTTCCTTCAGTTTCCTTCCCTACCGTAAAATTTATTGTGCTGTGGCGGGAGTTCAACAGGTCAACCGGCTGAGATGCAGTCTTTTACAGCTGCAAAAAATATGATCGACGAAGCGTATCCAAATTCGAGGAAAAATCTTGTCGTTTTCTAAAGCCACCTCTAAAGTCGCTCATGGAAATATCTGCCAGAAGAGGCGAAAGTTTGCTGCCCATGGTGAGGCAAAATGTTTGGTTGAAGAACTTTCTTCCAAACGTAAAAAAGTTCTGGTTCGTAAAGACTTCACCACTGAAAGGTAAGCTTTGAATTGAACTGATAGGAAGTAGTACGTACCTCCATTCAAGGTGCCGTTGAAGACTTTCTGAGGCGTCGGTCAATGGATCGTTTGAGACAAAAGCAGGAAAATTTAATGATACAAGGATTTGCCTTGGTCTTGCTACAAAACACTTAAGTTGATTCATTACGTCTACTCTGCAAACACGAGAACcggtcaaatttcgatgttagaAGTATGATAACCGAATTAAAAAACCTCACCGCCTTTTCAATAACCTTAACCATGGTCCGTGTCATatttcacaaccatcaaaaccCTATAACATGGTCTGTAGAACCCATAAATGCACCAACATATGGTGTTTCGTTCCTATATGAAATCTAATGGACCATAGTGATGATGTTCATCGTCTTGGGTTGATCCCATCTTAAAAATTGTAGAAGCATCGGGCCAGAGGGGTAGGGGTTGTAAATTTGGTCATGAGCATATGAGTGATAACGGTGTTTCGTTTGCTAAGGATGTCAGTCAAATACTGAAGAAACAGGAGGGCAGTCATCTAAGAAATTATCCAAGCTTTTGTCCTGAGGTTAGTTAAAACTATTGACTCTATTTTTAATATTCCAGGTATTTTGTTATGATCAAATCATAAATTATCACTTACATACAAATATCTTTTCTTTTCATTATATGACTACCTATGTCATAAATTTATTCAACGAAACTCTTATCTTGTTTTAAAAGCTCTACTCTAGTGTGAAATTAACTATAATAATATCTCATTTACTATGGGAGTCGCAAAGGATTACAAGGTTCAAACCAGAAACAAACGAATTTTACTATGATCCAATAGCCATAGAACAGGATCGCACTCGTAAACGAAAATCGCTAAACGACGAACGAGGCTTTTTTTTTGCATACCTATATGTATACACAGCTCTGGAGTCCCCACAGGTTTTAATTTATTTGTCCGCAGAATTCCACGCATCCAACCATTTATATGATTATTGAATTTAGAGCTGCATGTGGGTGTCTACGGTACGGTTAGAGTATCACCTTTTTTGCCAACCGTTTGTTATCCCTACTCGCTGAACCGTAGAGCGTCATGTATTCCTCCGCTACAGCTTTGATAATTGTCTAAACTAATTATAGTATGACTCTCTGTTCATGTTATGCATCGCCAGTCGGATGCTGGATCCGATCGTCATGTGGACTACCATTTCCACTGCGGTCATTATTGGTTCATTCAATCATAAAGTTATTAATTATTTACATTTGCGCACCCAAACTAGCAAAAAGGAGAAAAATCGTTTGTTCATAATGTGCTTTTATTTGTTCATTAAAATTATGGCTAGCTTTCAACATTTTCCCATTATTCACAGGgctgattttaaatgaaacatGTTCCTTCCGCTTGCTTCACACATAAACACCCCGCAGCGGGTGTACACTTCTGCATACGCTCCTCGTTTCTGCTCGTTTTCAGGTGATGTTCGCAAATATGATAGAATAAATCTGAAGCTTTAAACACAGGTTTCACAATTTCAACAAAAGTGTAATATTTCTAATTTAAAGTAATACCAGTCCAAATTGATATATATTTTATTGCGGTGCTCATTTGCTGCTTTATGATACAGATACTTTAAATGCTGTTGCGAAACTGATTAATTTCAATCTGTATAACTACAAAAGTATTTCGATATAGATTTTTTGCTCATTGCGAAATTATGAGGAAATTAATTAAAAGTGTTATTTGTAACAACAAACCAATCCCGTCAAACCTAGtccatttttaattttgctataattattttttatgatcAGTCAAATACAGTTTTGACTATTTCTACTTTCTGATATTATCTTTCAAAAATCGCGCTCcacttattttaaatataaaataaaaactgctTTCACGCAAGCTAACAGAGTAGGTGGATCAACGATACAGTAGTGGCCGAAAATCCGCCTCCTGCTCTCTTTCATCACTTTGCCTTGTCTCTTCACCGGTATTATCAGTATTTTTATATGCATGGTGGAGCTCGTTATTCAttgcatattttgttaaaaattcgatttatttcaGTGAATCGTACGTTGCCTTGAAATCCTAAGGTGATAAATTCGCAAAATGTGATGACGAAATTCTTGGAggtgtgtttttgaaaaatcattcaaaactATAAAAAAGACTCCACTtcgatgaaaaaaatgagattgtttcacgGGAAAAGTCTATTGCCTGTCAATAAACATATTTCGAACACCTTCTTTTACAGGTGTTAACTACTTTGAACTATAAGTCAGCCAAGATTAAATGGTCATTTCTATAGAACAAAACAAATTAATGTTGATGAGTAAATAAGTGCTGTTAGAATATCGAGCCCGCACAAAATAAGTCctatcataaaaataataaaataatgctTTTATTCTAACAGAATGCGTCAACATATATTTCCAGGGATAACAAAAACGAATTAATTTTCAACAATTATATACAGTATGTATCGACGCACCAAAGTCATTCCCGGTGCGTTTCAAACagctttttgtttgtttacataatttatttattcaacgTCTACCCCATCTCACACGCGTGCCCATCTCACTCAATCGCTTCATTCGCACACATGACAATGCGATCACAAATGGGTATTTCCTCGTACAACTATTGCACTAAACTCATGCCATGCCATTCTATTGGATAGTGTTGTGTtagtagctcgtagcactatTATTTCGCCCAAGGGCCAGTCCTAGGTGCAGAACCGATTAAATTAGTCTGCTGGAGTTGAGCACGCGACCTGCCATTGCAACGAGGAAGACCACTAGAATATTGAACAGCAGCGTGAAGGTGGTCATCCGGACACGTGTCGCGTGTGAACTGAAATAATCCCGGCATTTTCCGCTTTCCGGTGTGTAATCGACACAGTGCATCTGTAGGAGTGATGAGATAAAAAAAATAGGATAACATCATTCGATGTAAATGCTGGTGGCTGTTAGGATGTTGTTGTTGGAGCAACAGATGACTGTAAGTCGTTTTAATGCGTGAGACTAGTGACTGTTATGCCGCTGTCAAATTGGCGAACAATCAGTGATTAACTTGGATTTATGTATTGCGTTTCGCTTGGGTTGTTTTGAACGGGCTCACGATAATCGGGATATTTATTACATGGGTGACTGCAAGTTAGGGAATGGGAAGTAGTGATTCTTACCCTCATCAGTGTGTTGGACATCTTGTCGAGGAATTTCCGTGTGAAGAGTGCTGTTTCATCTCCGCAAGCGTGACGAACGGTGAACTCCGAACACTGCATGTACTTGTGGAATGCACTGTGAAAAAGATTGAACGAGTTAAGGATCACTTAATTAATGTAGTATTTTGATTGGCTATACAATAGTACTTCTGTTTTAGAATGAAAATCAAATTGTAATCATAAAAATAATGCTTTTACATTCAATGCAAATCTAGTTaaaagtgcatttttttttcaattaatctCAATATTTTTGccaggaaaaatattttttataaattttcttgtATTGTGGTGTGCTCCCAGCAAAAGTATGTATAACACAAGCAaaacgtttatttttgttttgaatacaGTTTTCCCCTGCTAAATTTAAAACCTCAGTTCACGGACAACATATTACAAAAGTCTACTTTACTAACAATCCGTTAAAAAAGAGACATTATTCCAAAGAATCGTAATTTCTATTCCTACAGCAAGGAATGCGAACATCAAAAAATAAACGACGTAACGCGGTGATTGATTTCAAAGGTTGCAAAATTCGGCCATTTGAATGCGAAGTAGAATAttgattgaaagaaaaaatCTGGCTTTTCCAAAGTTCCGACCAGTTCATCAGGAAGAGAATTGAGAATAACACTAAACGGAACAATGTAACTATTGTATATTTCCTAGTCTAAGTTCTGAAATAAATAGATATGCATTGCGAGCTGCGAGTCTTACACACAGTTGCAAATCCGCTACCACTGCAAGAGCAAtggcaatagtctaataaaaatctaccctggcattcgaaaggcaaatagagatgaacagcagcatttCATTGATGCTGTGAATCTTCGagaggttttcagtggtgatcttatgTGACTTCtcttttgtcggttctcacggtaaagaaggacaagtctgtctttgccgtgagTCATGTTGATAGACTtaagcgattcgtagtaatgtTACCTAAGCTTGAATCCTacgattttaagcctgtttttAATGACCCAGCCACTTCTAGTtatccgatctgtatatttcacatccttactatcagttgagtactatggctctaaattttcaaaacttcgctactcagtaatctctaatTAAAATTCTAATtataaaagaaaatgtgactataCTTATTGGTcgaaataaaaaggaaaaaaatagatATGTTCCACGACATTACCATGTCTGGATCGTAAACAAAATAGACATGAATGTGAATGTGAATCCTTGACATTGTAGTGCTTTGTATCGTGTATATTTCtagaaaaatggatttttttgtttcgattatagaggtattaaaattataaaataaaataaggtctttcgctatttttcgagttagagaaatctctttagagaaATCTTTGACTATCTGCGGggctgggaatcgaacccacgtGAACTGCgcacaaggcaattgatttaccaactatgctatgccCGCCCCTAGAAAAGGCTTTCATTTGCTTTAGAGAAAGGGGAAAAACTCCATAAAAATCTATAGAAAATACATTTGAAAACTATCAACATTAttattttcacatttttaatGCTAAGTGTctattaaaaatatgtttttttagtGACAGTCTTCTAAAATAGCAATAGTTGCCTATCAGTTAACAAAGTTTCGTAGCTACTGGCATAGAATAGTCTTAAGATTAGGAATTTCAGATTTAATATCTTAAAGGTACATGAAGTATTTCAGAAATTATAAACAACTTCGCTTCATTTAAAGTTACACATTATGGAGTATAtaagaagaattttttgctaATCTTGTCCAGATTCAGGTAATAAACGTTTCAGCCGCTCTACTCCAACATTTTTCCTACTTGACGGAGGTACTCTTCATCCTTAAATAATTCGTTTTTTTACTAGTCagtgctgatttttttttcaaaatttttcgaatttgcaaCGTGTCAAACCTATTATTAAAAGTTGATACAAACTTCTGGCAAATATTTGGAAATCTGGAAAGGCATATTCAATACTGTCAAATTAGAAAAACACaagtgaacaaaaaaatgacacttttttacgaaaatttgacattttgcgaaattcaaaatggtgccATAACAAAAGTTCTCAATTGATTTTGATCAACAATAGCCATATTTGTAGCTAAAAGCGGAAAAAAAGATCAAGCCAGAAAGACGAAAATTGTCAGAGTTCTGATCGATTGActtaattgaagaaaaaaaatctttaaaacaacgctttttggtatttttttgtaTTACTACACACACGACAAAAACTTcggaaaatctattaaaaataaatgtttaaTAGTCTTCGATGTTCTGAATATAATTTAAAAGTAATAAAGTCGTTTTATGGGTACATTTTAACAAAAcctaaaagaattttattttgtaataattatacttcaaacaaaaacacgtggttgaagaGTTACGAAGAGACAACAATTTTTGCACCTCACTTCATTACGATTGAAGGCCTTTGACAGTTCAGCTCCATAGTTCTTGGCGTTTCACTTTGTTTGACTTTGTCACCTGCATATTTCATGGGATGTGTATTGAAGAAGTAAATACGATCAGGTATTTATACGTTGTATTTATTCAGTACGTTATGCCCGGCACACCGAAATGtcaaattttcgtcaaaaagtaGCATTTTTTACACGTgttttttcgaatttgacagTATTGAATATGTCATTTCAGATTTCCAAATATTTGTCAGATGTTTCTAGCAACTTTTAATTATAGATTTGATACAGtttgtaaattcaaaaaaatttgaaatttttttcaacgcaGACCAGTAACAAACGAATTTACGGAATTTACTTAAAACAGGAGCAGTAAAAACAATGGTAATTTTTGAAATCAGCGAAATTGATTTACCTAAGAAAATACCATCACAACCTTGCACCAAAATGGCTGTCGACCAATGTGATTTGTGTAACACTATGCAGATATTCATAAATGTATAAAAATATACAAGTGTAACGTGACAAATTTTGGTTGACAGACAATTGAGAAAAACTATACATCGAAAAAATACAGGCAAATCACTTCTTAATGCTCCAAACTACAATTTAGAACTGTTGGACACCCCTAAAACTCAGTGCGAAGATTTTGTACTGACAGACGCATTAAAATGTTAACAAATCGAAAAATGTAGGGTTCAGAGACCTTAATAATGCGTAATTATGATATAATCTGAGTTTATCGGTTTTGAAAACTCAACTCATGAAAAGTGCGCTAacatgtaacgtgacagacaaaAGTTTTGACCATATGCAATTACACAATATTGAATCTAACAGGAGCAAAATTAAGTTCGCACCTGAATGTGGAGTATTGAAACTACTAAGCAAAATTTTCCCCCATTCAATATAAATTTCTCCCAGCTGTGGAACCGAAACCAAAGCAATCCAAATAACGTACAACACAAACCAACAACTCACCAGCAAACAGTTTTGAGTCGCTCCTCTTCCGCATCCTCAGCACTTTTCGTGTAGTTCCGCTGCTGGCGATGATGAGACTGCTGGTTCTGCTGCTGCTCCTGCTGCATGTCATTCATTGAGAGCGACATGGCAGCATTCGGTGTCGGCTGGGTGGGGGGCCTCGATGTACTGCTGCTGGCCACCGTTTGTCCAATTTTGGCCATTGTGCTCTGATAGCTGACCGCACACACTTCGTAGTCTTTTTTCACGTGTCTCATGCAGGGTGCATGTCTAAGAAAGTCTGTAACCAAAAACCGGATGTGGCAGGGGGGTTTTTGAGTAGAAAAGAGATAAGGTTAGATGAGCTAGACGAGTTTTCTTCACCAGTTTTCAGGTCATGTCATGCTTGCATGAAGGGCATAATGTATTTGTGATGTTGCGCTGCTCATTGAAAAAGATGATAAAATAAATCCCGTCTCGTTTTAAGACGGAAAGGTACCTATATTGACAACAATGCAACAGAGCGAAGGACATGAGAAAGCGTGCTGATTTGGAAATGCTTTATAGAAAATTAAAAGTACCACCGATGCTGGTGTATGGGTGTGCCGTTTGGTTCATTGCATGGATTGACCCGGGTTGTTGTTATATGCATTGTGTAGTGTACACGGACAACATTTTACAACCGATAATGAAAAGTGTTTGAAAGCGCTCACAAGGAACAAGTGGATAAACACATGTGTGGCGTCCCTGTGACGGCTCCAGAGCCAACGGGGACGGTTGATATGATATCGAGCTATTCATGGTGGGCATCCTGTCAATGGGGGAGCATTTCTTGGATTCGGTACAACACATTGTGGCACGTATTTAGACGGACGGATGGTTGGTCAGGCTCTGTATCTGGATGTACTGGAGTTCAAGAGGGCTCACCGTGCCCGGCGGACTAGTCAGTGGCCCTGTATGCGATATTCGTCCTCAaacaaaattgaattctgtAAAGACACACTCTGTTGGAATGCCTCTGTTTGGCTCTAGAGAATGAATAATGAATAGCCATCGTTTTGCTGATCTCTCTTGTGTTCGACCAAACCTGTGTgtacattagactgcccagaaaaatgatgaatttttgaaaacttaatcggcccacccctgagtcgattcctagtcccaccaggagtacttgcaccaaatttgaagcaaatcggacaagtctaactaccggaccaacgtgcctgaagtttgtatggaatttttcaacaatttacatggagaaaactcactagttcgtattttcgccgctaggtggcactatatgcatcgtattatcgctgtaagtgaaaataagaaagatcattcaattgtctacagctttgtcgaagactgctagtaaatccggctttgttaaaagaagttattgaacttttaacgaagtga carries:
- the LOC131689993 gene encoding uncharacterized protein LOC131689993 isoform X1, whose translation is MNIHQRDHFNKLYHGTNEVIHELCEEGSYQEDFLRHAPCMRHVKKDYEVCAVSYQSTMAKIGQTVASSSTSRPPTQPTPNAAMSLSMNDMQQEQQQNQQSHHRQQRNYTKSAEDAEEERLKTVCCAFHKYMQCSEFTVRHACGDETALFTRKFLDKMSNTLMRMHCVDYTPESGKCRDYFSSHATRVRMTTFTLLFNILVVFLVAMAGRVLNSSRLI
- the LOC131689993 gene encoding uncharacterized protein LOC131689993 isoform X2; the protein is MRSSMSCAKKDRIRKAHFLRHAPCMRHVKKDYEVCAVSYQSTMAKIGQTVASSSTSRPPTQPTPNAAMSLSMNDMQQEQQQNQQSHHRQQRNYTKSAEDAEEERLKTVCCAFHKYMQCSEFTVRHACGDETALFTRKFLDKMSNTLMRMHCVDYTPESGKCRDYFSSHATRVRMTTFTLLFNILVVFLVAMAGRVLNSSRLI